The genome window CGCTGTGCCTCGGCTTTGTTCAAAAGATTTGAAGAGGCAAAACCCCAGGCATTATCCTTGAGCACGCGCACACCAAAACCCATATCAAAGGTGTGGGTCAGAGCTTCGATTATACCATTCTTTACCATGATACTTTCGGTCTCCTCTTCCACCAGCCGGACATCACCATAAGTTACTTTTTTCAGTTTCAAAATATCTATGATATCTTTCAGTAACTTTTCCATTTTCTACTCCTATGCTACTTAACTATAACCAATTTTTCTCCATCGTCAAGGGTGCGTTTGAATTAAAAAACACCCGCACTATTGACATTTTTTTAATTTTGGATATAATTTGGCGAAAGGAGAGATTATGAAAAAATTACTCGTGGTTGTGCCCTTTCTTCTTTTGTTGATCGGTTGCGGGGGCGGTGAAAAGGATTATTGGCCCCTGAGCGTAGGTAATGTCTGGGAGTATCAAGCCCAGATCACAATCACCACCCCGGATACCAATTTCACGAACACCGACACTCTGAAGATTGAGATCACCCAGGAAACAACCTTGGACAATGGCAAAAAGGTCTTTGAATCCATCACGTCCAATGGAAGCAGCGATACCACTTATCTGGAGAAAACCGATGACTACCTTTTTAGCTATGAAAATAAGGCCGATACCGAACCCGATACGATGCTCGCTTTTCCACTGGAAGAAGGCAAAACCTGGACGGTTCGTAAGGATTCTTTATTTACCGAAACGGTCAAGGTGCTGGGCAAAGAATCGGTCACCGTACCGGCTGGCACCTACGATGACTGCTGGAAAGGTATGGTAATCACCACCGGTACGACGATAGCAGAAACCTCTTATGTCTGGCTCGCACCGGATATCGGACAGGTAAAGATGACGATGGTCGAACAGGATTCATCGTATAAATTAGAGATGAAGATGGAACTGATCAATGTGACGATAAAGTAAAGAATAAGGAAAGTAAAAAAGGGCTGGTATAACCAGCCCTTTTTTATTCTTGTTTTTTTAAATACTTCCGACCCTTTAAATTTTCAGGTAGATAATCCTGTTCTACTTTAGCATCAGGATAATCATGGGGATATTTGTACCCCTTACCATAGCCGAGTTTTTTCATCAATAGGGTCGGAGCATTCCGGATATGTAGCGGCACGGGTTGGGCTAAGGTCTTTAACGCATCCTCTTTCGCCTCTGCATAAGCCAGGTATAATTCATTGCTCTTTTTTGCTCGCGCCAGATAAACGACACATTCAGCAAGAGCCAAGTCACCCTCGGGCCGGCCGATGAATTCCACCGCCTCTTTTGCCGCTACTGCAATCACCAGTGCCTGAGGGTCGGCAAGTCCGATATCTTCCACCGCAAACCGGACCAGACGCCGGGCGATATATAATGGGTCTTCACCCGCCTCCAGCATCCTTGCCAGCCAGTATAATCCTGCATCTGGGTCAGAACCCCTTAATGATTTATGTAATGCCGAGATAAGATTATAATGTTCTTCACCCGCTTTGTCATATCTCAAAGCCTTTTTCTGCACAATCTCCTCAGCAAGTTTTAAATCAATCTTTTTCTCTTTGGCAGCAAAGGCACATAACTCTAAGGCATTTAAAGCAACCCGCGCATCACCATCTGAAATATTAGCAAGGAAATTGAGCGCCTCCTCGGTGATTTCATATTTGTTATCGAGCCCCTTGGGTGAAGATAAAGCCCGTTGAATAATTTTTTTGATATCTTCAAATGAGAGAGGCTGGAGCATATATACCTTCATCCTTGAAAGCAGACTGGAATTGAGTTCAAAAGAAGGGTTCTCGGTCGTAGCTCCAATAAGGGTAATCGTCCCCTTCTCCAGATAGGGCAAAAAGGCATCCTGCTGGGCTTTATTAAAGCGGTGAATTTCGTCAATAAAAATTATCGTATCCTGATTGAATAAACTCTTTTTCTTCTCCACCTCTTCCATAAATTTTTTAATCTCCACGATCCCACTGGTCGCAGCAGAGAAAGAGACAAAATCTGCAGAAAATTTTTTTGCAAAAAGCCGGGCGATTGTCGTCTTACCACTGCCCGGTGGCCCGAATAATACCATGGAGAACAATCTTCCCTGCTCAATCTGTTTCCTTATTGGACCATTCGGTCCCAGAAGATGCGTCTGACCTAAAACCTCATCAAAATTCTCAGGTCTAACCCGTTCCGCAAGGGGTGTTTTATCCATGGGTGATAAAATATAAATAGAAAAAAGGGATATTAAAAATCAATGAATCCAGACGGTCCAAAAATCCACCGTGACCAGGAAAAACATTGGAGGCATCCTTTAGCCCTACTTCGCGTTTCATCCCGGATTCCAGAAGATCGCCAACGGTGCCCAGAATACCTATCCCAAGGGTAATCCAAATACTATCCAGCAAAGTAAATTCTTTTACCCACAAAGAATTCAACCACCAGGCAAAAGGAAATGTGAGAAAGAATGCGCTGATCGTCCCTTCCCAAGTTTTCTTAGGACTCAAGCGTTCGGCAAGTCGTCTTTTCCCGAAGAGTGTTCCTACCAGATAAGCAAATGTATCATATATCCAGGTGAGAAGAAGCGGCAGCAGACTGATGTTAAAGCCGTATTTTCTTAAAAGGATAATCGTGGAAGGAAGGATTGCAATATAAAAAACTCCAAAAAAATTGGCACTTACTTCGGCAAGAAAATTGGGGTTGCGCCGGCTTCCGGGAAAACGCATCACCGATAAAAGGGCGATGAAAAAAAATAGAATAAAACCAGGAAGGAGTGGGGGTATTTCAAAGTAAAATAATAACGGAATTGTATAACCCGGAAACAAAACCGCTAAGGTATGGGGATAGATATTCTTGCGGTGCCAGAACCGGAAATATTCATTGGTTGCAAAGGTGATAAAAAATAAGAGTAATAATGGTAAAAGAATATTATCTATCCACAAGGTGATAACCACCACCGCCACCAATATAGCGCCGGTCTTTATCCGTCTTAATATATCATTAAACCCCACCAAACAGTCGCTCCCGGTTTTTAAAATCCTCTATCGCCTTTAAAAATTCCCTCTTCCGAAAATCGGGCCAAAGGGTCTTGGTAAAATAGATTTCAGCATAGGCGATCTGATACAGCAAGAAATTAGAGATGCGTTCCCTTCTTTCTGCACCCGTCCTTATCAACAGATCGGGTGGCGGTAATTCTGGGTCGTATAAATACTTGGCAAATCTTTTTTCGTCTAATTCTTCAAGGTTTATTGGCTTCTGGCGGTCTTCAAGAACGATCTTCTTTACCGCATCCACAATTTCGCTCTGCCCACCGTAATTCAGACAGAGCGTAAGAATTAGTTCGGTATTGTCCTTGGTTAGTGCTCGGGCCTCTTCCAGAGCCTGGCGCGCATTGGGATAGAGACCATCCAGCCGGCCAATCGCATTTATCCGGACTTTATTTTTATGTAATTCCGGGGTCTCTTTTTTAAGAAGCTCCTCAAGCATATTCATCAGGGTCTGCACTTCCTCTGCAGGCCTTTTCCAGTTTTCGGTGGAAAAAGTATAAAGGGTGAGATATTTTATTCCCAATTCCCGGGCGGCCTTGACGATCGTTCTCACCGATTCCACACCCACACGATGGCCAACAACCCGGGGTAGACCGCGCTTTCTCGCCCAGCGGCCATTGCCATCCATAATTATCGCCACATGATTGAGTTCCGCCACCGAAAATTATAACCCAATCCCCGGTTTTGTCAACAAATCGATTTACTGTGTTCTCTCCATTTTTTATTCTTTATCAAAAGTAGGGAGTGATAGAAATTTGATTCCAGCACACCAGTCCACAATTGAAAACAATCTATCAAATCGCGAAAAACCGTTTTCAATCAATATCATCTGACCGCAGATTTCCGATACTCACTCTGAATAAGATAGATTGTTCATACATTCCTTTCATATTTTTTAAGCAATCTTAAGCCAATACCATTACGACATTCCATCTGCTGAGGAAAGAATTCTGCAAATCTACCATTGATAATCTTGATTATATGGAAAAATTAAAAATGCTTTTGGTTTAATCGAACTATTGAAATATCTTTTATTTTGGATAAAATTGATTGATGAGGGTATTATATTTTGACCCTATTCTGGGGGCGAGTGGTGATATGATTCTGGCGAGTTTGATTGACCTCGGTATAGATACCACATATCTAAAAAATGCATTAAAGTTTATCCCGGATTTAAAAATTAAAATCGAATCTGTCTCCCATCGGGGGATTAAAGCAAAAAGACTTACATTCTGCACAAAAAAAACCATAAAAGAAAAAGACTTCATCCCGTTAATAAAAAGAAGCCACCTGAAAGATTCGATTAAAAGTGCGGCATTAAAAATCATCGACCGGATCTTTGAAGCAGAAAAAAAGGTCCACGGCACCGCCCATCTTCACCTGCATGAATTGGCTGATGTGGATACCATTTTGGATATTACCGGTTCTCTTGTAGCATTTGATTATTTACAGGTGGAGAGGATATATTCTAAACCATTGAAGGCGGGGATGGGGTTAATTGATACCGTGGAAGGGAAAATGCCTGCCTTCAATTTCGCCACTGCGGAATTGCTAAAAAATGTCCCGGTGGAGTTTATTCCCGTAGCATTTGAATTTACTACCCCGACGGCCGCAGCAATACTGAGCACGGTTGCCGAGTTTACAAATCAGTGTGCGTTTAGCCGTATTGAAAAGATCGGTTTGGGGAGCGGCACGAAGGTGCTTAAAGACTATCCCAATCTCTTGCGTGTCTTTCTGGGTGAAATAAATTGCCGATTAACCGATGAATGCCTCGTCATTGAAACCAATATTGATGACCAGAATCCCCAGGATTTTGACTGGATCATGGAAAAACTTTACGAAGCAGGTGCTCTTGAGGTTTACTACACCCCTGTGATGATGAAACATTCCCGTCCTGGTATCTTATTGACTGTGATTGCCGATGGCTATAATCAACGGCTGATTGATACGCTTTTTAATGAAACAACCACCATCGGGATCAGAATGGACTATAAACAGAGAATTAAATTAAAAAGGGAAATAAAGAAAATCAAAACCCCCTGGGGAAGAGTGCGCATCAAGGTGATTTACCATAATCATAATAAAAAGAGATTTACGGTTGAATATCAAGATTTA of candidate division WOR-3 bacterium contains these proteins:
- a CDS encoding phosphatidate cytidylyltransferase, with product MGFNDILRRIKTGAILVAVVVITLWIDNILLPLLLLFFITFATNEYFRFWHRKNIYPHTLAVLFPGYTIPLLFYFEIPPLLPGFILFFFIALLSVMRFPGSRRNPNFLAEVSANFFGVFYIAILPSTIILLRKYGFNISLLPLLLTWIYDTFAYLVGTLFGKRRLAERLSPKKTWEGTISAFFLTFPFAWWLNSLWVKEFTLLDSIWITLGIGILGTVGDLLESGMKREVGLKDASNVFPGHGGFLDRLDSLIFNIPFFYLYFITHG
- the larC gene encoding nickel pincer cofactor biosynthesis protein LarC yields the protein MRVLYFDPILGASGDMILASLIDLGIDTTYLKNALKFIPDLKIKIESVSHRGIKAKRLTFCTKKTIKEKDFIPLIKRSHLKDSIKSAALKIIDRIFEAEKKVHGTAHLHLHELADVDTILDITGSLVAFDYLQVERIYSKPLKAGMGLIDTVEGKMPAFNFATAELLKNVPVEFIPVAFEFTTPTAAAILSTVAEFTNQCAFSRIEKIGLGSGTKVLKDYPNLLRVFLGEINCRLTDECLVIETNIDDQNPQDFDWIMEKLYEAGALEVYYTPVMMKHSRPGILLTVIADGYNQRLIDTLFNETTTIGIRMDYKQRIKLKREIKKIKTPWGRVRIKVIYHNHNKKRFTVEYQDLKLLAQKSKTPLNELREKIRDYVREEGFCD
- a CDS encoding isoprenyl transferase, with translation MAELNHVAIIMDGNGRWARKRGLPRVVGHRVGVESVRTIVKAARELGIKYLTLYTFSTENWKRPAEEVQTLMNMLEELLKKETPELHKNKVRINAIGRLDGLYPNARQALEEARALTKDNTELILTLCLNYGGQSEIVDAVKKIVLEDRQKPINLEELDEKRFAKYLYDPELPPPDLLIRTGAERRERISNFLLYQIAYAEIYFTKTLWPDFRKREFLKAIEDFKNRERLFGGV
- a CDS encoding replication-associated recombination protein A encodes the protein MDKTPLAERVRPENFDEVLGQTHLLGPNGPIRKQIEQGRLFSMVLFGPPGSGKTTIARLFAKKFSADFVSFSAATSGIVEIKKFMEEVEKKKSLFNQDTIIFIDEIHRFNKAQQDAFLPYLEKGTITLIGATTENPSFELNSSLLSRMKVYMLQPLSFEDIKKIIQRALSSPKGLDNKYEITEEALNFLANISDGDARVALNALELCAFAAKEKKIDLKLAEEIVQKKALRYDKAGEEHYNLISALHKSLRGSDPDAGLYWLARMLEAGEDPLYIARRLVRFAVEDIGLADPQALVIAVAAKEAVEFIGRPEGDLALAECVVYLARAKKSNELYLAYAEAKEDALKTLAQPVPLHIRNAPTLLMKKLGYGKGYKYPHDYPDAKVEQDYLPENLKGRKYLKKQE